Proteins from a genomic interval of Nitrospina gracilis Nb-211:
- a CDS encoding formylglycine-generating enzyme family protein → MVLIPAGEFQLGMPASDNIPAFMSDRTSSANAQPMQNLHLDAFYIDRNEVTYADFLAFKPSARYAEGRANHPVRGISWYEADAYCLWLGKRLPTEFEWEKAARGDDGRLFVWGNELDKSKANFGKTPQPVGSVKTDVSVYGVQDMNGNVSEWTASWYQPYPNSNHQDSNFGENFKVIRGGAYNKREHGFMEQFAMIPYRNVAPPTMRTWNTGFRCARSIPKAESGTPG, encoded by the coding sequence ATGGTGTTGATTCCGGCCGGCGAATTTCAACTCGGTATGCCCGCCTCGGACAACATTCCCGCGTTCATGTCCGACCGCACCTCCAGCGCCAACGCCCAGCCTATGCAGAACCTGCACCTGGATGCGTTTTACATCGACCGGAATGAAGTGACCTACGCCGATTTTCTGGCATTCAAACCTTCCGCCCGATACGCCGAAGGACGGGCGAACCATCCCGTGCGTGGCATCAGCTGGTATGAGGCAGATGCCTACTGCCTGTGGCTGGGGAAACGCCTGCCGACGGAATTCGAGTGGGAAAAAGCAGCGCGCGGCGATGATGGCCGGTTGTTCGTCTGGGGCAACGAGCTGGATAAAAGCAAAGCCAACTTCGGTAAAACGCCCCAACCCGTCGGCAGTGTGAAAACCGACGTCAGCGTGTACGGCGTGCAGGACATGAACGGGAATGTTTCGGAATGGACGGCGAGCTGGTACCAGCCCTATCCCAACTCGAATCACCAGGACAGCAATTTCGGCGAGAACTTCAAGGTGATCCGCGGCGGCGCATACAACAAGCGCGAGCACGGGTTCATGGAGCAGTTCGCCATGATCCCGTACCGCAATGTTGCCCCGCCCACCATGCGCACCTGGAACACCGGGTTCCGCTGTGCGCGATCGATACCGAAGGCCGAATCCGGCACTCCGGGCTAA